In Coriobacteriaceae bacterium, a single window of DNA contains:
- a CDS encoding UDP-N-acetylglucosamine--LPS N-acetylglucosamine transferase translates to MDQTQTSDDAPLLTHSTPQSEQTTLLAQQKPLVTIVHASVGSGHKAAANAIAQAFDLIRGTNGIPEDVEIEVLDILDFGRIKFDGNKTAASFTGATRPIYDLTWRYTLTGHLLWGGGTAWSRIMFPAFNEYVRTRRPIAVVATHITAANVAVGARVITGIDYPVICVPTDYEVEGWWPHKDTDLFCVANEFMAETLRPRKVPEAKIRITGIPIRAGFDTDYNREEELEKFNLPTDKLVVLVMAGASLPQPYVRFRAEMDRTLPFLRSFEDMHFVFLPGKDAEYATRLKTLFDAMKLENITVLDYVDDMAALMHGCDLAILKSGGLTVTECLCAHLPMILLGKSYGQEKANTTMLTGMGASMHVTTARELIVTLRHLHDHPESLKALLINGEVLRRPRAAEDIAIATMELAGKPQKRKRAFCRFYWGEKPAHIR, encoded by the coding sequence ATGGATCAGACGCAGACGAGCGACGACGCTCCCCTGCTCACGCACAGCACTCCCCAATCGGAACAAACCACGCTCTTGGCTCAGCAAAAACCTCTCGTGACTATCGTGCACGCCTCGGTCGGCTCGGGCCACAAGGCCGCCGCAAATGCGATTGCGCAGGCATTCGACCTCATCCGCGGCACCAATGGCATCCCAGAGGATGTTGAGATTGAAGTGCTCGATATCCTTGATTTTGGACGCATAAAATTCGACGGCAACAAAACGGCCGCCTCGTTTACCGGCGCCACGCGCCCAATCTATGACTTGACCTGGCGTTATACCCTTACCGGACACCTGCTTTGGGGCGGTGGCACGGCATGGTCGCGCATCATGTTCCCCGCATTTAACGAATACGTTCGAACTCGCAGGCCCATTGCCGTGGTAGCCACACACATCACGGCAGCCAACGTCGCCGTCGGCGCGCGCGTCATTACGGGCATCGACTATCCTGTCATTTGCGTACCGACCGATTACGAGGTCGAGGGTTGGTGGCCCCATAAGGACACCGACCTGTTCTGCGTGGCAAACGAGTTTATGGCCGAAACACTCCGACCCCGTAAGGTTCCCGAGGCAAAGATCCGCATTACGGGCATCCCCATTCGCGCCGGGTTTGATACGGACTACAACCGCGAGGAAGAACTCGAGAAGTTCAATCTCCCCACAGACAAGCTCGTTGTGCTGGTGATGGCCGGCGCCAGTTTGCCTCAACCGTACGTTCGCTTTCGCGCGGAGATGGACCGCACCCTCCCCTTCCTGCGCAGCTTCGAGGACATGCACTTTGTCTTTTTGCCGGGCAAGGATGCCGAATATGCCACCCGTCTCAAAACGCTCTTCGATGCCATGAAACTCGAGAACATCACGGTTCTTGACTACGTCGATGACATGGCAGCGCTTATGCACGGCTGTGACCTGGCAATTCTCAAATCGGGCGGACTCACTGTTACCGAATGCCTGTGCGCACACCTACCAATGATTCTGCTGGGCAAGTCCTATGGCCAGGAAAAGGCCAACACCACCATGCTCACCGGCATGGGCGCCAGCATGCATGTCACGACCGCACGCGAGCTCATCGTGACACTGCGCCATCTCCACGATCATCCCGAATCGCTCAAGGCACTACTCATTAACGGCGAAGTGCTGCGCCGTCCACGCGCAGCCGAGGATATCGCCATCGCAACCATGGAACTTGCAGGCAAGCCCCAAAAGCGCA
- a CDS encoding FAD-dependent oxidoreductase, with translation MTTHQPIDVAIIGGGPAGYAAAIYAARANLTTTVIEQGMSGGQIATTNEVENYPGIPLLSGAELGERFQQHAEGLGAQVAWSMVAGIDYDADAALFTVHHDMGDTLASSVIACMGATPRSAGFVGEDMYRGRGVSYCATCDGMFFRGKQVFVIGGGNAACEEALFLSEIASSVTIVLRRDQFRAPDGVVQKVLAKDNISVWYQTSIVELSGEAMPTTITFKDNATGGTYSESFDPGSFGIFVFAGTQPHTELVEHLVDLAPDGGIVTDESMATRTPGLFAAGDIRSKRLRQVVTAVSDGAIAATSAYAFLR, from the coding sequence ATGACTACTCATCAGCCGATCGATGTTGCTATTATCGGCGGCGGCCCTGCGGGCTATGCCGCAGCCATTTATGCGGCGCGCGCCAACCTCACGACGACTGTGATTGAACAGGGCATGTCGGGAGGACAGATCGCCACAACCAATGAGGTCGAGAACTATCCGGGCATTCCGCTCTTGAGTGGTGCCGAACTCGGCGAGCGTTTTCAGCAACATGCAGAGGGCCTGGGAGCACAGGTTGCATGGAGCATGGTTGCGGGTATCGATTACGATGCGGATGCGGCGCTGTTTACGGTGCATCACGATATGGGCGATACGCTGGCCTCGAGCGTTATCGCTTGCATGGGTGCCACGCCGCGATCTGCTGGTTTTGTTGGCGAGGATATGTATCGCGGTCGTGGCGTTTCTTATTGCGCGACGTGCGATGGCATGTTCTTTCGCGGTAAACAGGTCTTTGTCATCGGTGGCGGTAATGCTGCCTGCGAGGAAGCCCTGTTCTTGTCAGAAATCGCCAGCAGCGTGACCATCGTCTTGCGCCGCGATCAGTTCCGTGCTCCCGATGGCGTAGTTCAAAAGGTGCTCGCAAAAGATAATATTTCAGTTTGGTACCAAACTAGTATTGTGGAACTTTCGGGCGAGGCCATGCCCACGACTATCACCTTTAAGGACAACGCTACGGGTGGCACTTATTCCGAGTCCTTTGATCCTGGTTCGTTTGGCATTTTTGTCTTTGCTGGCACGCAGCCCCATACTGAGCTTGTAGAGCATCTGGTAGATCTGGCGCCCGACGGCGGTATTGTGACCGACGAATCGATGGCCACCCGCACACCTGGCTTATTTGCCGCCGGCGATATCCGCTCCAAGCGTTTACGTCAAGTTGTGACCGCCGTTTCGGACGGAGCCATAGCGGCTACCAGCGCATACGCTTTTCTACGCTGA
- a CDS encoding DegV family protein: protein MSWALISDSSCNLRDWQPTAPHTTFAYAPLKIRVGEREFVDDLTLDVRELNCAVQAESSASSSACPSVGEWTELFRLADKTICMPISEGVSGSYNAAATARDLVLAEDPNRKIHLVNSRAAGGKMDLIFLLFDRYLASNPNVSFEEACSYFDELELNSKILFSLCNYENLAKAGRIPKAAGVIANKLNIRVLGTASEEGEIKLVGHTRGEKKMLGKIVDTMEAEGFTGGEVVIDHVENEAGAQTLASRIVEHWPGSKTIIMPCNGLDSYYAEMHGLIIGYGMGVASGR, encoded by the coding sequence ATGAGCTGGGCACTTATCTCCGATTCGAGCTGCAACCTCCGTGATTGGCAACCGACCGCGCCCCATACCACCTTTGCATATGCACCCCTTAAAATTCGAGTGGGGGAGCGCGAGTTCGTCGATGACCTCACGCTCGATGTTCGCGAACTCAATTGCGCCGTGCAGGCGGAGTCGAGCGCTTCTTCGAGCGCCTGTCCGAGCGTAGGCGAGTGGACCGAACTCTTTAGGCTTGCCGACAAGACAATTTGCATGCCTATCTCCGAGGGCGTCTCGGGAAGCTACAATGCCGCCGCCACGGCACGCGATTTGGTTCTTGCCGAGGATCCGAACCGAAAGATTCATCTGGTCAATTCTCGCGCAGCCGGCGGCAAAATGGACCTGATCTTCCTGCTGTTCGACCGCTATCTCGCAAGCAATCCCAACGTCTCTTTTGAGGAAGCCTGCAGCTATTTTGATGAGCTGGAACTGAACAGCAAGATTCTCTTTAGCCTGTGCAATTACGAAAATCTCGCCAAGGCCGGACGTATTCCCAAGGCAGCTGGGGTTATCGCCAATAAACTCAACATCCGAGTTTTAGGCACAGCAAGCGAGGAGGGGGAGATCAAGCTCGTTGGTCACACCCGTGGCGAAAAGAAGATGCTTGGCAAGATTGTCGATACCATGGAGGCCGAGGGCTTTACCGGCGGCGAGGTCGTTATCGACCATGTCGAGAATGAGGCGGGCGCCCAGACACTTGCCAGTCGCATTGTGGAGCATTGGCCCGGCTCCAAGACCATCATCATGCCTTGCAACGGACTGGATTCATACTATGCCGAGATGCACGGGCTCATTATCGGCTACGGCATGGGCGTAGCTTCGGGCCGATAA
- a CDS encoding MerR family transcriptional regulator, whose translation MAERNYLSIGQVVNLLRGAYPDLSNSKIRFLEDEGLITPHRTPKGYRQYSKEDVDRLEVILHLQKTRYMPLNVIKQRLENATDLSTLAYEVGLLSDVPLKTEPKETKQKLHPIETIPDMLGVEISFIRSLAENDLIRIIKSPQNRELVDGRDFPIIRYCSELSRFHIEPRNLRQYVSSANRESSMFEQVLVSMLGMDTSDDERDAKLERAFKKLHDLTEGVHTALLKNRVFESLNAVVEDADIDALDEEIARSESTKAKSEEASTSAVPVREESLVQPLKVIAPSHAATASANK comes from the coding sequence ATGGCCGAACGCAATTATCTGAGTATCGGCCAGGTCGTCAATCTACTTCGAGGCGCATACCCCGATCTTTCGAACTCAAAAATTAGATTTCTCGAAGATGAGGGGCTCATCACCCCTCATCGCACGCCTAAGGGCTATCGTCAGTACTCCAAGGAGGACGTTGACCGCCTGGAGGTCATTCTGCATCTGCAGAAAACTCGCTACATGCCGCTCAATGTGATCAAGCAGCGCCTGGAAAACGCCACGGACCTGTCTACGCTCGCCTACGAGGTGGGTCTGCTGTCCGATGTTCCGCTCAAGACGGAACCCAAGGAGACTAAGCAAAAGCTGCATCCCATCGAGACCATCCCCGATATGCTTGGCGTCGAGATCTCGTTTATCCGCTCCCTGGCCGAAAACGACCTTATTCGCATCATCAAGAGCCCGCAGAATCGCGAGCTTGTCGATGGCCGCGATTTCCCGATCATCCGCTATTGCTCCGAGCTTTCGCGCTTCCATATCGAGCCGCGCAACCTGCGCCAGTACGTATCGTCCGCAAACCGCGAGTCCTCGATGTTTGAGCAGGTGCTCGTAAGCATGCTCGGTATGGATACTTCCGACGACGAGCGCGATGCCAAGCTCGAGCGTGCATTTAAGAAGCTGCATGACCTCACCGAGGGCGTCCATACCGCTCTGCTCAAGAACCGTGTATTTGAGTCACTCAACGCCGTGGTGGAGGATGCCGATATCGATGCCCTCGACGAGGAGATCGCACGCTCCGAGTCAACCAAGGCCAAAAGCGAAGAGGCATCTACCTCCGCGGTCCCCGTGCGTGAGGAATCCCTCGTGCAGCCGCTCAAAGTTATTGCCCCCTCGCACGCCGCCACCGCCAGCGCGAACAAATAG
- a CDS encoding CDP-alcohol phosphatidyltransferase family protein gives MGIKKKIKKELIGTSDYPSNKIFTISNFITFTRLILTLVFLYLFVTDNNRVVAIVIYAIAASTDWMDGQIARMTKTVSWLGKVMDPICDRALLFTGVLGLVVRGELPIWVCVLIIGRDIYLGIGTLIVRHYHRRPIDVVFPGKIATALLMTGFSLMLLGFPTVDGWHLLPATFTAFPGLNGSPVPLGIFFVYGGVIFSMLTAVIYSIKGGAAIKQAVAHPEDEDIDFLNPEIED, from the coding sequence GTGGGCATCAAAAAGAAGATCAAAAAGGAGCTTATCGGCACTTCCGATTACCCGTCGAATAAGATCTTCACGATCTCCAATTTCATTACCTTCACGCGTCTGATCCTCACGCTGGTCTTCCTGTACCTGTTTGTGACGGACAACAACCGTGTCGTCGCCATCGTCATCTATGCCATCGCGGCCTCCACCGACTGGATGGACGGCCAGATTGCCCGCATGACCAAAACGGTCTCCTGGCTCGGCAAGGTTATGGATCCCATCTGCGACCGTGCGCTGCTATTTACCGGCGTACTGGGCCTGGTGGTCCGCGGCGAGCTTCCCATCTGGGTCTGCGTGCTCATCATTGGTCGTGATATCTATCTGGGCATCGGCACGCTCATCGTGCGCCACTATCACCGCCGTCCCATCGACGTGGTGTTTCCCGGCAAGATTGCCACGGCGCTGCTCATGACCGGCTTCTCGCTCATGCTGTTGGGCTTTCCCACCGTGGACGGCTGGCATCTGCTGCCCGCCACGTTCACGGCCTTCCCGGGCCTCAACGGCAGTCCGGTACCGCTTGGCATCTTCTTCGTGTATGGCGGCGTCATCTTCTCCATGCTCACCGCTGTCATCTATTCCATTAAGGGTGGAGCGGCCATTAAACAAGCCGTGGCGCATCCCGAGGACGAAGACATCGACTTTCTTAACCCCGAAATCGAAGACTAA
- a CDS encoding FHA domain-containing protein, with translation MDNMVNNMPQNDKASDATCVFRVPSSDVTVPDLMANVHITAPVLSIVKGPQTGAAFELEDNVTTIGRDPANGIFLNDMTVSRSHARIIREGLGARIEDLGSLNGTWVDGAIVNGAPLHDGSSVQIGTFTLIYHESTPERIETGE, from the coding sequence ATGGACAACATGGTTAACAATATGCCTCAGAACGATAAGGCCTCAGACGCCACCTGCGTTTTCCGCGTTCCTTCGAGCGATGTCACCGTTCCCGACCTCATGGCCAACGTGCACATCACCGCGCCCGTCTTATCTATCGTCAAAGGCCCGCAAACCGGCGCCGCCTTTGAGCTCGAGGATAATGTGACCACCATCGGCCGCGATCCCGCTAACGGCATCTTCCTCAACGACATGACCGTGTCGCGTAGCCACGCGCGCATTATTCGCGAGGGTCTGGGTGCCCGCATCGAGGACCTGGGCTCGCTCAACGGTACGTGGGTTGATGGCGCCATCGTCAACGGCGCACCGCTGCACGATGGCTCTTCCGTCCAGATCGGTACGTTTACGCTCATCTACCACGAGAGCACGCCGGAGCGCATCGAAACCGGTGAGTAG
- a CDS encoding DUF1836 domain-containing protein encodes MNHVKHVIPMSDTSVGIKPEDIQPTVLPDAFIQSDTVRKLNALSLPRYDQLPNVSLYRDQVIEYVAQWMEPLSICVEHPVITPSMINNYVKVGLVPAPVKKQYGREQIARLISICIFKQVLPIAAVQALFNIQRLSYDAPTAFDYVIDQLEASIRAAFSVEQTPVPDTAHQVTRESLLVRSAVSSFVSKAYLMSYLKFNGFNS; translated from the coding sequence ATGAACCACGTCAAACATGTTATCCCGATGTCCGATACATCGGTCGGCATTAAGCCGGAGGATATTCAGCCGACGGTGCTGCCGGATGCATTTATTCAGTCCGATACGGTGCGTAAACTCAACGCGTTGAGCCTGCCGCGCTATGACCAGCTGCCTAACGTATCGCTCTATCGTGATCAGGTTATCGAATATGTTGCGCAGTGGATGGAGCCGCTTTCAATTTGTGTGGAGCACCCCGTCATTACGCCATCGATGATCAATAACTACGTAAAGGTCGGCCTCGTTCCTGCTCCGGTAAAAAAGCAATATGGCCGCGAGCAGATTGCGCGTCTCATCTCCATTTGTATCTTTAAGCAGGTGCTGCCCATCGCTGCGGTTCAGGCGCTCTTCAACATTCAGCGCCTGAGCTACGATGCACCGACCGCCTTTGATTATGTGATTGATCAGCTCGAGGCATCGATTCGTGCGGCTTTTTCCGTCGAGCAGACTCCCGTGCCCGATACCGCACATCAGGTTACGCGCGAGTCGCTGCTCGTACGCAGTGCGGTATCGTCTTTTGTATCGAAGGCGTATCTAATGAGCTACCTCAAGTTCAATGGGTTTAATAGCTAG
- a CDS encoding adenine phosphoribosyltransferase, with amino-acid sequence MYDFESHIVDIPDYPEPGVVFKDITPLFGNPEALKAMVDALAEHFAGMGITKVVGPEARGFMVGVPVAVALGAGFVPARKPGKLPRKTVSESYDLEYGTDSIEIHADAITSKDTVLILDDLVATGGTVEATGKLVRDMGAKLVGYGCILELAFLNPRKKLTPSNEDVELFSLVTVN; translated from the coding sequence ATGTACGACTTCGAATCTCACATCGTCGACATCCCCGACTATCCCGAGCCCGGAGTCGTCTTTAAGGACATCACGCCGCTCTTTGGCAATCCCGAGGCCCTGAAGGCCATGGTGGATGCCCTGGCCGAGCATTTTGCCGGCATGGGCATCACCAAGGTCGTGGGTCCCGAGGCTCGCGGCTTTATGGTCGGCGTGCCCGTGGCCGTCGCCCTGGGCGCTGGCTTTGTGCCCGCACGCAAGCCGGGCAAGCTGCCTCGCAAGACGGTGAGCGAGAGCTACGATCTCGAATATGGCACCGACTCTATCGAGATCCACGCCGATGCCATTACCTCTAAAGATACCGTGTTGATTCTGGACGACTTGGTCGCGACGGGCGGAACCGTCGAGGCAACAGGTAAACTGGTGCGAGATATGGGCGCAAAGCTTGTGGGTTACGGTTGTATCCTCGAGCTTGCGTTTCTCAACCCGCGCAAGAAGCTCACGCCTTCCAACGAGGACGTCGAGCTCTTTAGCCTGGTAACGGTGAACTAG
- a CDS encoding lantibiotic protection ABC transporter ATP-binding protein → MGYMLETRGLTKRFGRGDQAQDAVADVSLHIREGEVYGLLGPNGAGKSTTLKMICGMLRPTAGEILFAGHAWRREDLYAIGSLIEEAPLYPNLTARENLRVRTTLLGLPESRIDEVLAAVDLADTGKKRAGRFSMGMRQRLGLALALIARPRLLVLDEPTNGLDPIGIEELRDQIRGFAAAGTTVIVSSHILSEVQQMADTIGIIYGGRLAYEDALRPGQDLEELFMSFCREGRRARGEVAA, encoded by the coding sequence ATGGGTTACATGCTCGAGACGCGCGGGCTCACCAAGCGCTTCGGCCGCGGCGACCAGGCGCAGGACGCCGTGGCCGACGTGAGCCTTCATATCCGCGAGGGCGAGGTGTACGGGCTGCTCGGTCCTAACGGCGCCGGCAAGTCGACAACGCTCAAGATGATCTGCGGGATGCTGCGGCCGACGGCCGGGGAGATCCTCTTTGCCGGGCACGCCTGGCGCCGCGAGGACCTCTACGCAATCGGCAGCCTCATCGAGGAGGCGCCGCTCTACCCCAACCTCACCGCGCGCGAGAACCTGCGCGTGCGCACCACGCTGCTGGGCCTTCCCGAGAGCCGCATAGATGAGGTGCTCGCCGCCGTGGACCTCGCGGACACCGGGAAGAAGCGCGCCGGGCGCTTCTCGATGGGCATGCGGCAGCGATTGGGGCTCGCGCTGGCGCTGATCGCCCGGCCACGCCTGCTCGTGCTCGACGAGCCCACCAACGGCCTCGACCCCATCGGCATCGAGGAGCTGCGCGACCAGATCCGCGGCTTCGCGGCGGCGGGTACGACGGTAATCGTCTCGAGCCACATCCTCTCCGAGGTGCAGCAGATGGCGGACACCATCGGCATCATCTACGGGGGGCGCCTCGCCTACGAGGATGCGCTTCGGCCCGGGCAGGACCTCGAGGAACTCTTCATGAGCTTCTGCCGGGAAGGGCGACGAGCGCGTGGGGAGGTGGCGGCATGA
- a CDS encoding NlpC/P60 family protein, with protein sequence MRTANTHKNMARCAATATLACVLGLGLAAPAYADTASDLAAARTKLEQIGTQTQQIHEELSAQTQELDQTAGEITQKQQEIAEGQAKLSSYVAGEYKTGGLSLLQVLTGVDDLGDMLNRLFYYGKVSDKQAQTIQDVKDLKQQLTDKQAEQEKNVAATQKKVDELNAQQAEAQSIVNSLDSQLQAELAAEAEANAALQAGINASTAEKATVSNDTAGTTENTNNGGGTTNNGGNTPAPAPAPAPTPQPSTPAPAPAPSAPSQSVDGGSVVSRAYSKLGCAYSWGGIGPDSFDCSGFVSYCLTGRYCRLGTTGTFMGWTRVSDPQPGDVVVNSYHTGIYIGNGQMIHASDYKTGVIISSVAAGMNNNYIFVRY encoded by the coding sequence ATGCGCACAGCAAATACGCACAAAAACATGGCACGCTGCGCTGCTACGGCAACCCTCGCTTGTGTTTTGGGCCTGGGCCTCGCGGCTCCGGCCTATGCCGATACCGCATCCGACCTTGCCGCTGCTCGTACCAAACTCGAGCAGATCGGCACGCAGACCCAGCAAATTCATGAAGAACTCTCCGCACAGACGCAGGAGCTTGATCAGACTGCAGGCGAGATCACGCAAAAGCAGCAAGAGATTGCCGAGGGCCAGGCAAAGCTTTCGAGCTACGTTGCCGGTGAGTACAAGACCGGCGGTCTGAGTCTCCTTCAGGTTCTGACGGGCGTCGACGATCTGGGCGACATGCTCAATCGTCTGTTCTATTACGGCAAGGTTTCCGACAAGCAGGCCCAGACCATTCAGGATGTCAAGGACCTTAAGCAGCAGCTCACCGATAAGCAGGCCGAGCAGGAGAAGAACGTCGCCGCCACGCAAAAGAAAGTCGACGAGCTCAACGCCCAGCAGGCAGAAGCCCAGAGCATCGTGAACTCCCTAGATTCTCAGCTGCAGGCCGAGCTTGCCGCCGAGGCCGAGGCCAATGCGGCTCTGCAGGCCGGCATAAATGCCAGCACAGCCGAAAAGGCCACGGTAAGCAACGATACCGCCGGTACGACCGAGAACACCAACAATGGCGGCGGCACAACTAACAACGGCGGCAACACACCTGCGCCCGCTCCCGCTCCTGCTCCTACGCCGCAGCCCTCGACGCCCGCTCCGGCTCCGGCCCCTTCTGCGCCGAGCCAGTCTGTTGACGGTGGTTCCGTTGTTTCGCGCGCCTACAGCAAGCTTGGTTGCGCTTATTCCTGGGGCGGCATTGGACCGGACAGCTTTGACTGCTCCGGTTTTGTAAGCTACTGTCTCACGGGTCGCTACTGCCGTCTGGGCACCACCGGCACCTTCATGGGTTGGACCCGCGTGTCCGACCCGCAACCCGGCGATGTCGTGGTTAACTCCTACCATACTGGCATCTATATCGGTAATGGTCAGATGATCCATGCTTCCGACTACAAGACGGGCGTCATCATCAGCTCCGTCGCAGCCGGCATGAACAACAACTATATTTTCGTGCGCTACTAA